The following nucleotide sequence is from Salinigranum halophilum.
GAGAACGCCGGGTGTCGCGACGGCGAACGCGAGCACGGCGACCGGCCGACGGTGGCCGTCGAACAGCCGGTCGGAGAGCACGCCCCCACCGGTGCGTGCGACGACGCCCACCGCGGGGAACACTGCCGTCAGGAGACCGCTCAGCGCCAGTCCGACGCCGAGCCCCTCCGAGAGGTAGCTGGGCAACCAGCTGTTCAAGACGAGATAGAGGTCGAACGCGATGAAACAGAGCAGGCAGAGCGTCCAGACCCCCCGGTCGGTGAAGAGGGAGACGAGCGCCGCCCTGTCTGGAACCTCCGCCGACACCGAGAACTCGTAGCCGTGGGTCGTGACGAGGAAGATGACCATCCCGACGACGGCGAGCCCCGCGAACGTGGGCAGGACGGCCGGCCACCCCGCGACGGCAGCGATGCGCGGCCCGCCGAACTGCCCGAGGGCGAACCCGAGCGGGGCGCTCGCGGTGAAGACGCCGACGGCCGTCGCGCGGCGCTGCGGCGTGACCGCCTCACCGACGAGGTTGGCGCCGGCGTTCCAGAGCACGACGTACGCCAGTCCGCCGAGAACGCGCGAGGCGACGACCCACCAGTACGCGCCCGCGACGCTGGCGGCGTACCCCCACGCGCCCGCGACGAGCAGCGCGACACCGGCGGCCACGACGCTCCGGACGACACCCACGCGGTCGAGCGCGATGCCGGCGGGGACGCTCGCGACGACGGACGTCGCGTACATCACGGTCACGAGCAGTCCGGCCGCGGCCGCGCCGATACCGAGCGAGTCACGGATGAGGGGGGTCACGCTCGCGGGGACGATTTCGTACGCCGCCGCGGCCGCCGAGAGCGTGAACAGCCCGGCGAGGAGTCCAGCGGTTCGGACCTGTGCGCCGCTCGGCGCCGTCCGCGCCTTCATCGGCACTGTGCCCCGGCTCTCGATGTGTGTCGCGCCTCGCCGCTCATCCCGACTGTCGGTAGACGAGGTCTCGCTGTATCTCGTTCGCGCCCTCGTAGATGACCGGGATGCGCACGTCGCGGTACACCCGCGAGATGCGGTTCTCCGCGAAGACGGAGCGGCCGCCGTGCAGTTGCATGCTGCGCTCGGCGCAGTCGTTCGCCACTTCGGTCGCCTTCAGCTTCGCCATCGCGGCCCACAGCCCCGGCTCCTCCCCGGCGTGGACCTGCTCGGCCGCTCGCCAGGTGAGCGCCCGCGCCGCCTCGAACTCCGTCCGCATGTCGGCGAGGATGTGCTGGACCGCCTGGAACTCGTTGACGGAACGGTCGAACGCCTCCCGCTCGTGGACGAACGTCCACGCCTCCTCGAGCGCCGCGGCCGCGAGTCCGAGGCCGTGGCCGCCGACGATGACACGGCCCTTGTTGAAGAAGTCCGCGAGCATCCGGAAGCCGTTCCCCCGTTCCCCGACGAGGTTCGCCGCCGGGACGAAACAGTCGTCGAGGACGATGTGTCCCTGCTTCGACGCCCGCATACCGATCTTCTCGGGGATGTGCTCGGCGTGATACCCCTCGGCGTCGGTGGGGACGATGAACAGCGAGTAGTTGTCGTGTGGCTTCTCGTGGTCGTCCGTCTTCGCGTAGAGGGTGA
It contains:
- a CDS encoding MFS transporter is translated as MKARTAPSGAQVRTAGLLAGLFTLSAAAAAYEIVPASVTPLIRDSLGIGAAAAGLLVTVMYATSVVASVPAGIALDRVGVVRSVVAAGVALLVAGAWGYAASVAGAYWWVVASRVLGGLAYVVLWNAGANLVGEAVTPQRRATAVGVFTASAPLGFALGQFGGPRIAAVAGWPAVLPTFAGLAVVGMVIFLVTTHGYEFSVSAEVPDRAALVSLFTDRGVWTLCLLCFIAFDLYLVLNSWLPSYLSEGLGVGLALSGLLTAVFPAVGVVARTGGGVLSDRLFDGHRRPVAVLAFAVATPGVLGLVVTRHVGTVVGLVVVAGLGVQLAIGLLFSYVTEVVASEVRTTAVSLLTAAGLAGAGLAPVVAGGLIERVGYQTTFLVAGLVGAVGVAVAWRAPEPADAVDAART
- a CDS encoding acyl-CoA dehydrogenase family protein — its product is MDLLDDSVVPEHARPVKERARAFAADHIEPMAADYHSTGEYPWDVLEAGMEAGLVAGDIGEAWGGNGYDLLEQLAIAEELFRADAGIALTLQLTSFGCSIVEDYGTEAQAEEWLEPVAAHDQVSGLAVSEPDTGSDMAGMTTAAERTDDGWLLNGEKYWVGNAVEADWLTLYAKTDDHEKPHDNYSLFIVPTDAEGYHAEHIPEKIGMRASKQGHIVLDDCFVPAANLVGERGNGFRMLADFFNKGRVIVGGHGLGLAAAALEEAWTFVHEREAFDRSVNEFQAVQHILADMRTEFEAARALTWRAAEQVHAGEEPGLWAAMAKLKATEVANDCAERSMQLHGGRSVFAENRISRVYRDVRIPVIYEGANEIQRDLVYRQSG